One segment of Eulemur rufifrons isolate Redbay chromosome 4, OSU_ERuf_1, whole genome shotgun sequence DNA contains the following:
- the LOC138382458 gene encoding LOW QUALITY PROTEIN: protocadherin-8-like (The sequence of the model RefSeq protein was modified relative to this genomic sequence to represent the inferred CDS: inserted 2 bases in 1 codon; deleted 1 base in 1 codon) produces the protein MSHRRLLLRRIGLEPLLVLWLLLVSGFCTDTVIFFTYEEEAPGTINAVLSDHVQFNSQFNASQFRLMKQFNSSLLRVRKGDRQLTVEDAGLDHERLCGQAPQCVLAFDVVSFSQEQFRLVHVEVEVRDVNDHAPRFPRAQIPVEVSEGAAVGTRIPLEVPVDEDVGANGLQSVRLAEPHSPFRVELQTRADGAQCADLVLLQELDRESQATYSLELVAQDGGRPPRSATAALSVRVLDANDHSPVFPQGAVAEVELAEDAPVGSLLLDLDAADPDEGPNGDVVFTFGARTPPEARRLFRLDPRSGRLTLAGPVDYERQDTYELDVRAQDRGPGPRAATCKVIVRIRDVNDNAPDIAITPLAATGVAAASPFAAAAAAAALGGADATSAGPGTPEADATSLVPEGAARESLVALVSTSDRDSGANGQVRCALYGHEHFRLQPAYAGSYLVVTAASLDRERIAEYNLTLVAEDRGAPPLRTVKPYTVRVGDENDNAPLFTKPVYEVSVRENNPPGAYLATVAARDPDLGRNGQVTYRLLKAEVGRSGYSVSTFVSVDPATGELPARRCFDREELAQMQRQVEALDVGSPPLRGLDVVRLQVEDQNHHARRPVASLLFNGSAQLPLPRDAPWATWLXQLQTKDLDEGSKADLTYILLRNDGGPGR, from the exons ATGTCTCACAGGAGGCTCTTATTGCGCAGGATTGGACTGGAGCCCTTGCTGGTTCTGTGGCTGCTGCTAGTGTCGGGATTTTGCACGGATACTGTCATTTTTTTCACCTATGAGGAAGAAGCCCCTGGCACCATCAACGCTGTTTTGTCTGACCACGTCCAGTTTAATTCCCAGTTTAATGCC AGCCAGTTTCGCCTGATGAAGCAGTTCAACAGCTCTCTGCTCCGGGTGCGCAAGGGCGACAGGCAGCTGACCGTCGAGGACGCCGGCCTGGACCATGAGCGGCTGTGCGGCCAGGCCCCGCAGTGCGTGCTGGCCTTCGACGTGGTCAGCTTCTCTCAGGAGCAGTTCCGGCTGGTGCAcgtggaggtggaggtgagggaCGTCAACGACCACGCGCCGCGCTTCCCTAGGGCCCAGATCCCCGTGGAGGTGTCCGAGGGTGCGGCCGTGGGCACGCGCATCCCCCTGGAGGTGCCGGTGGACGAGGACGTGGGCGCCAACGGGCTGCAGAGCGTGCGCCTGGCCGAGCCACACAGCCCCTTCCGCGTGGAGCTGCAGACGCGCGCGGACGGCGCCCAGTGCGCGGATCTGGTGCTGCTGCAGGAGCTGGACCGCGAGAGCCAGGCCACGTACAGCCTGGAGCTGGTGGCCCAGGACGGCGGCCGCCCGCCACGCTCCGCCACGGCCGCCCTCAGCGTGCGCGTGCTGGACGCCAATGACCACAGCCCGGTCTTCCCGCAGGGCGCGGTGGCCGAGGTGGAGCTGGCGGAGGACGCGCCCGTGGGCTCACTGCTTCTCGACCTGGACGCAGCCGACCCCGATGAGGGTCCCAACGGCGACGTGGTGTTCACTTTTGGCGCCCGCACACCCCCCGAGGCGCGCCGCCTCTTTCGGCTCGACCCTCGCTCAGGCCGCCTCACCCTGGCGGGGCCCGTGGACTACGAGCGCCAGGACACCTACGAGCTGGACGTGCGGGCGCAGGACCGCGGCCCCGGGCCCCGGGCCGCCACCTGCAAGGTCATCGTGCGCATCCGCGACGTTAATGACAACGCGCCCGACATCGCCATCACCCCGCTGGCCGCCACCGGTGTGGCAGCCGCCTCACCCTTcgccgctgctgccgctgctgctgcgcTCGGGGGAGCGGACGCGACTTCTGCGGGACCCGGGACTCCAGAGGCTGATGCCACCTCTCTGGTGCCTGAGGGGGCGGCGCGCGAGAGCCTGGTGGCTCTGGTCAGCACCTCGGACAGAGACTCGGGCGCCAACGGGCAGGTGCGTTGCGCCCTCTATGGGCACGAGCACTTCCGGCTGCAGCCGGCCTACGCTGGCAGCTACCTGGTGGTGACCGCGGCGTCGCTGGACCGCGAGCGCATTGCTGAGTACAACCTGACCCTCGTGGCTGAGGACCGCGGCGCGCCCCCACTGCGCACGGTGAAGCCCTACACGGTGCGCGTGGGCGACGAGAACGACAACGCGCCGCTCTTCACGAAGCCAGTCTACGAGGTGTCGGTGCGCGAGAACAACCCGCCGGGCGCCTACCTGGCCACGGTGGCTGCCCGGGACCCGGACCTGGGCCGCAACGGCCAGGTCACCTACCGGCTGCTGAAAGCCGAGGTAGGCCGCTCCGGGTACTCTGTGTCCACCTTCGTCTCGGTGGACCCAGCCACTGGAGAGCTGCCCGCTCGACGGTGCTTTGACCGCGAGGAGCTGGCGCAGATGCAGCGGCAAGTGGAGGCTCTCGACGTGGGTTCTCCGCCGCTCCGGGGCCTGGACGTAGTGCGGCTGCAGGTGGAGGATCAGAACCATCACGCGCGCCGCCCGGTGGCCTCACTATTATTCAATGGCTCAGCCCAGCTGCCTCTGCCCCGGGATGCACCCTGGGCTACCTGGTT CCAACTGCAGACAAAAGACCTGGACGAAGGCTCCAAGGCCGACCTGACTTACATCCTCCTCCGCAACGACGGCGGCCCCGGGCGCTAG